A genomic stretch from Erigeron canadensis isolate Cc75 chromosome 9, C_canadensis_v1, whole genome shotgun sequence includes:
- the LOC122580977 gene encoding cysteine-rich receptor-like protein kinase 15: MFLSFIVLVWIPVMIFAANAVEYASHKCVLNTTRHENNTTAYYQNLIKVLDSLASDTSINNKQFLNTSAGTSQKDMAYGLYLCRADVLPNDCRNCLLKAREDINKTCPFSKAAVAWNDNCMLRYANYSMVSKTDLDIFEYACNNFNISENSLEQSRFWEVTRSMMGRLLTKSLTDVKKLAFNDVTYNDTKKVYGYVQCTPELSDIDCHQCLRVSIDRLQQYCYGSQGARVLAASCNVRFEIYEFLQPVAPPSVDTPGKKKTSTIVIAAIVSAFVFLVLIATVIYFWVIKKRHHNTSDSLMDGIDENRMITEQSLQFELDTIEAATNNFSIHNKIGEGGFGRVYKGILQNGQEIAVKRLSKSSGQGALEFKNEVVLLAKLQHRNLVRLLGFCLQTEEKILIYEYVPNHSLDFFLFDPTKQALLDWSKRHRIIGGIARGLLYLHEDSRLRIIHRDLKTSNILLDEDMNPKIADFGMARIVFGNQTQAMTNRIVGTFGYMSPEYAMRGHFSVKSDVFSFGVLVLEVISGKRNIGIIQSGYRDLVCHAWNKWKNGEPIDILDSNVGNDISKHEVLRCINIALLCVQEDAELRPSMASVVLMLNSNSVALPLPQNPPFESQNKVRHDTPIMESNISSSMICGAQTSLITDVHPR, translated from the exons ATGTTTCTTTCCTTTATAGTTTTGGTGTGGATCCCTGTTATGATATTCGCTGCTAACGCAGTCGAATATGCATCACACAAATGTGTACTCAACACCACAAGACACGAAAACAACACTactgcatattatcaaaatcttATTAAAGTCCTTGATTCACTTGCCTCAGATACGTCCATAAATAATAAACAGTTCTTAAACACGAGTGCTGGAACCAGTCAAAAAGACATGGCGTATGGCCTCTACCTTTGTCGGGCTGATGTTCTGCCAAATGATTGTCGTAACTGTTTGCTTAAAGCTCGTGAAGATATCAACAAGACGTGCCCATTCTCAAAAGCCGCAGTGGCATGGAATGATAACTGCATGCTACGATATGCAAACTACTCAATGGTCTCTAAAACGGACTTAGACATATTTGAATATGCATGCAACAACTTTAATATTTCTGAAAATAGTTTAGAACAAAGCCGGTTTTGGGAAGTTACTAGGAGTATGATGGGCCGACTATTAACCAAGTCTTTAACTGACGTAAAGAAACTTGCATTTAACGATGTAACCTATAACGACACGAAAAAGGTTTATGGATATGTGCAGTGCACACCGGAATTATCAGATATTGATTGCCATCAATGTCTCCGAGTGAGTATAGACCGTTTGCAGCAGTATTGTTATGGTAGTCAAGGAGCACGAGTGTTGGCCGCAAGTTGCAATGTTAGATTCGAGATTTATGAGTTTTTACAACCCGTGGCTCCACCGTCAGTGGACACTCCAG GGAAAAAGAAGACTTCAACAATTGTAATTGCAGCCATTGTCTCTGCATTCGTTTTTCTTGTACTGATCGCTACTGTAATCTATTTTTGGGTCATTAAGAAGCGACATCACAACACATCTGATAGCTTGATGGATGGAATTG ATGAAAATAGAATGATAACTGAGCAATCTCTACAATTTGAACTGGACACCATTGAAGCAGCCACAAACAATTTTTCTATCCATAATAAAATAGGTGAAGGTGGATTTGGGAGAGTATACAAG GGAATTCTCCAAAATGGGCAAGAAATAGCTGTGAAGAGGCTCTCGAAAAGCTCCGGACAAGGTGCATTGGAGTTCAAGAATGAGGTAGTGTTACTTGCAAAGCTACAACACAGAAATTTAGTCAGACTTTTGGGATTTTGCCTTCAAACGGAGGAGAAGATCCTCATTTATGAATATGTTCCTAACCATAGTCTTGACTTCTTTCTATTTg atcctACAAAACAAGCACTTTTGGATTGGTCGAAGCGTCACAGAATAATTGGAGGAATTGCGAGAGGGTTGCTTTACCTACATGAAGACTCTAGATTAAGAATTATTCATCGGGATCTTAAGACGAGCAACATACTGTTAGACGAAGACATGAATCCTAAAATTGCAGATTTTGGAATGGCAAGAATTGTTTTCGGAAATCAAACACAAGCAATGACAAATAGAATTGTTGGAACTTT tggGTACATGTCACCGGAGTATGCAATGCGTGGCCACTTCTCCGTGAAGTCAGATGTGTTTAGTTTTGGAGTATTGGTTCTTGAGGTTATTAGTGGCAAGAGAAATATAGGGATCATTCAATCTGGTTACAGAGACCTTGTATGCCAT GCTTGGAATAAGTGGAAGAATGGAGAACCAATTGATATACTGGATTCAAATGTGGGGAATGATATCTCAAAGCATGAAGTCTTACGTTGTATAAATATTGCGTTATTATGTGTTCAAGAAGACGCCGAATTAAGGCCTTCCATGGCTTCTGTGGTCCTAATGCTCAATAGTAATTCAGTTGCTTTACCTTTGCCACAAAATCCTCCCTTTGAGTCTCAAAATAAAGTTAGGCATGATACACCAATTATGGAATCCAATATCAGTAGTAGTATGATCTGTGGTGCTCAAACTTCACTTATTACTGATGTACATCCACGATGA
- the LOC122583863 gene encoding peroxidase 27-like translates to MAGCKINFVGVFVLQMIFLTLFWSHDVESYGLKVGFYEKSCPRAEMIVSKVIKDVMAVAPSLSGPLLRMNFHDCFIRGCDGSVLLDSPTRQSEKYSPPNLSLRGFNIIDKVKTALETACPGVVSCADILALVARDVTAETKGPYWEVETGRRDGKVSLFNDPIDPVNGLPPFFADITALKQSFALRGLSVKDLVVLSGGHTIGMSHCSSFENRLYNFTGKGDTDPTMDPNYIAKLKLKCKPQDQLTIVELDPGSFKTFDDSYYKLVNKRRGLLESDAALLNDPETRAYMVQATSYGSTFFKDFGVSMVKMARIGVLTGSQGEVRKVCSKTN, encoded by the exons atggCCGGTTGTAAGATAAACTTTGTCGGGGTGTTTGTGCTTCAAATGATATTCCTAACCCTCTTTTGGTCACATGATGTAGAAAGCTATGGCTTGAAAGTAGGGTTTTATGAGAAATCATGCCCTCGTGCCGAAATGATTGTATCTAAGGTCATCAAAGATGTTATGGCCGTGGCGCCATCTTTATCAGGCCCTCTATTGAGAATGAACTTCCACGATTGCTTCATTAGG GGTTGTGATGGTTCCGTTCTATTAGATTCTCCAACAAGGCAATCAGAGAAATACTCACCGCCGAATTTAAGCTTAAGAGGATTCAACATTATTGATAAAGTGAAGACGGCATTAGAAACAGCCTGTCCCGGCGTGGTTTCCTGTGCTGACATTTTAGCTCTTGTTGCTAGAGATGTTACCGCGGAG ACCAAGGGACCATATTGGGAGGTAGAAACTGGACGTCGAGATGGAAAAGTGTCCCTATTCAATGATCCCATAGATCCAGTAAATGGTTTGCCACCATTCTTCGCAGACATCACTGCGTTGAAACAATCATTTGCTCTAAGGGGACTAAGTGTAAAAGACCTTGTTGTTCTATCAG GAGGACATACCATAGGGATGTCTCATTGCTCATCATTCGAAAACCGGCTCTACAATTTCACAGGGAAAGGTGATACCGACCCAACCATGGACCCAAACTATATTGCAAAACTAAAGTTGAAATGCAAACCacaagaccaactcacaatagTCGAGTTAGACCCGGGTAGTTTCAAGACATTTGATGACTCTTATTACAAACTAGTGAATAAGAGGAGAGGACTTCTTGAATCAGATGCAGCCTTACTTAATGACCCCGAGACTAGAGCTTACATGGTTCAAGCTACTAGCTATGGTTCCACTTTTTTCAAGGACTTTGGTGTGTCTATGGTTAAGATGGCCCGAATTGGGGTTCTTACGGGCTCTCAAGGTGAAGTTAGGAAAGTTTGCAGCAAAACAAACTAG